Part of the Zea mays cultivar B73 chromosome 4, Zm-B73-REFERENCE-NAM-5.0, whole genome shotgun sequence genome is shown below.
cagcagcagatgtAAATAGTAGAGTAGAACTGAACAGAAATGGTGAAAAGAAAATTTGTGAAAGGAAATGCATATGACTTTCACTTGTGGCTTGCCATGGTTATACTCATTTCTCTGTTCTGAGGAACAAAAACAGCATAAGACTAGTTAAGTGATGAGTACTGAGAACTCTATAATATCATTGGCATTCAGTGTAAGTGCAGAAGGATTCTTCTTCCATATTATATATCCGTAAAAATCACAAGAAGGTGCCTTTCATAGACAGGAAATAAGTTGGACTCGCCTGTTGGCAGACAACAAAGAAGTTTGTAACAGCGCCTTCAAGAATGTGATCCCCGTCATTAGTCAGCAAGAGCTCAGTGACCCCAGGAGGCCTCATCTTTTCCAAACTCTTCCGGATCCTGCATGCATCCGAAGGTAAGGTAAGAAATGGAACATCAGCTCACCATCTTAGGCAGCAACCAAAACTTGCAGGAAGATTGCAATGAATCACATTAGTTAGATAGAGCAAAGAGAAGACGAAAAAgattaaataaaagaagaaacagGAGAATACATACAGTAGAGTACAGCACCCACCTGGCCCAGGACGCGTACTTGGCGGCAGCGGCGTCCCTTCCCCTGCCGGCCGCGGCAAGCCTGGCCCCCGATTCTCCAAAGATCGGCGGGGAATACGTCCCCACGTGGACGAAGACGTCGAGGCCAGCCCCGCCACCGCCAGAAATGGGATCGGCTCCCCTGACCAGGGCCGTGAGCGCCAAATCCTCGTCCTTGGTCATGGGCAGCCTTGTGCGCATCTCGCGGATGGCGACCCGCACGGAGGGGTTCACGAGAGAATGGATGGATAGTAAATCGAGGTCGAGGGCGCGCGATCGGGGGAGGGGGAGGCCGAGCAGGTTGGGGCGGGAACGGGCGAGGAGCGTGGCGGATTCGGCGAGGCGGCGGAGGTGACGTGTCCACCAGAGGAGGGTTCCGGGGGCGGTGGTGTAGGCGCCCGGAGTGGAGACGAGGAAGGCGGCGGCGGAAGGTGGAGCGTGTGGGGAGATACCGCCATTGCTGACGAGCACGGCCGCCGGCGACGCCATGCTCAGGCTCAGCTGAACTGACGGTGGTGTTGACTGGGACGGGAGGACGGGACAGGTGGTAGTGAATGTGAGATCGGACGGCCGTGGGACACCAGATTGAGGATCGCACGGCCTACACCTGACCTACTGTATGTTGTATGCTGCAATTATGATGAAATGTCATTTTTCTTTTCTTCGCCTACACCTACTCGAGACGAGGGATTACAAAACCGGCGAAACCGCTCGGTTTATCAAAATCGTGGCTCCACGATATTGGTTTACCAGTttttaaaattcattttaaattttaaaaaatataaatatatatgtatatataaaaTGAAAAAATACAATAAAAAGTATAAGTTCTAGTGAGTTATTTGATATACAATATATCTAAATTTAATTTAGTTTAGCTCATTAAAAAATAGAAAAAGTATGGACCTGTTAACCCGTTGATTTATCGTCAGAAGTCGGTGGTTTACCACGATTGGAGCAGGTAAAGCGTGTTTTAGT
Proteins encoded:
- the LOC100280378 gene encoding uncharacterized protein LOC100280378 codes for the protein MASPAAVLVSNGGISPHAPPSAAAFLVSTPGAYTTAPGTLLWWTRHLRRLAESATLLARSRPNLLGLPLPRSRALDLDLLSIHSLVNPSVRVAIREMRTRLPMTKDEDLALTALVRGADPISGGGGAGLDVFVHVGTYSPPIFGESGARLAAAGRGRDAAAAKYASWARIRKSLEKMRPPGVTELLLTNDGDHILEGAVTNFFVVCQQEECESNGKFSNQTMATKFEVQTAPLSDGVLPGIMRQIVIEVCHDIGIPVREVSPSWSMNEFWKEAFVTSSLRFIQHVESVQVPLFWEDIQSKTWSDVPWAVKKFQGVGCITTQIQRELLKRARSDKYGVNGLL